The genomic region ATGCCTATGACATGACATGGTTCATTAGAGAACTGTATTCTATTTGCCTTATTAACATGCTGTTTGAGAGTTAAGTGTCTACATCATAGTGATGTATGTTGTTCATGTATGTTTTTACCTAATACATTAAtatgatttgtgtgtgaaaggcacagagagggagcacagagagagggagagacacacacattcacgctttacctggcagagttactgtgcacGTTACTCGCTACCAGGCGGAAAAAATCCTGTGTATAGGACAGGACGCACCCTATTAGTATTAACTGCAGGGCTGCAGATATTttgcaaaatcaatgtataaaccgtgGTTCTTTTTCGGGAAATTACGGAATAAAAGCAAAATGGCACTCATGTTTGTGGGGTTGGTAAAAGATCTCCACTGCTGTGATTACCTGTGGCACTCAGCCTACGGCCGGATGACACCGCGGGGCTATCCTTTACCaaccacactctcactcatatcATATTGCTTAACTATATATTGAATGGTTCTAAGGTACTAATGGTTGTAATTGCgtttttttgtattggatttttGCTTCATATCTTTACTTGATTTGACCTTGAACTCCTTCCTTTCAATGCTCAGGTGCGGGACCTCTTTGTGATGGCACGTAAGAATGCCCCCTGCATCCTCTTCATAGACGAGATCGACGCAGTGGGTAGGAAGCGAGGTCGTGGGAACTTTGGAGGGCAGAGCGAGCAGGAGAACACCCTCAATCAGTTACTGGTGGAAATGGACGGTGCGTAGCCCGCACCACACTTACACCTTACATTGTAAGATTCCTGTTGTCTTTGCCATCATGATCAGAATCCATCAAACTATTATGGAAGACTGCAGGACCACCATGGAAGATATTTGCTTGGGATTGGGATTTTAAAAGTGGTTTGATGGAGGTTTTTTGCTGATTTTCTTCTAGGGTTTAACCCAGCGACTAATGTAGTTGTCCTGGCTGGCACCAACAGACCAGACATCTTGGACCCAGCTCTGATGAGGCCTGGTCGCTttgacagacagatatacataGGTATGGACTTGGTGGTATATCATCTTTGCATCAAAAGCTTCTGGTATTGCATATGCAACAGTCATATTGCAAATTCACCCTTAACCAAGTTAATTATTGTATAATAGCTCCATTATGATAACATTTTCTGGAAGAACTGCCTTTTTCCATTACTGAATAACCGAAGCATTTCACTGCAACTACCAAATCACATCAGCTAGGCTTTTATTCTGTTATGTTTTAGATTATTTTATACCGAAACCAGAAAGCAGTCTTGAAGGCTATGAATAGCAGAAAGACTGCAGTAGTATATAGTGGTTGATGCATTCGATTTTCTATTGTTTGATATGGGTCATCAGTGGAGTGGTTAACACTACTAGCATTACGCTAGTGACATGAGAGCAGAGCGTTGATGTGAACTGAACCTTGTTCAACTTCCAGAGCATATAGTGATGCTCATCAATGTCAGTTTAATGTATCATTTCAGGCattctgaccaatcaaagcaGTAAGATTCTTTATAGGGGCAAGATGAAGAAAAATTAGTACTTCACGTCACTTAGCAACGTGATAGAACTCTGTTTAAAGTAGTACAATTATTATGGTCAGTATGATCCCTGCCTTATGGTCATCTTGCTTGTTGTTCAGGTCATCCAGATATCAAAGGCAGATCCTCCATATTCAAAGTGCATCTGAGGCCCCTCAAGCTGGATGAAGCGGTGGATAAAGAGGCTCTGGCCAGGAAAATGGCTGCTCTTACTCCTGGCTTCTCAGGTGACGAGCAATCACTGATTTAACATAAATTTGCACAAATGTAATATTCCACAAGAGGTAACAATATGACTTATCTATATATAACtatcttaaaggtgcagtgtgtagaaATTAGTGGCATCTAGCAATGAGGTTGCAGATCTTTCCAAACATGTAGGAGAATGTGTGGTGTTCGTCAGGTGGCAGTAGCTGCTTTTAAAATTACATTATTGTCTACAAACACATCGAATAGTCATATGTGAAGAGATGAGGTTACTTTAGATAGATATTTAGAAATTGTGTTTAGTTATTCAGTCTGTAAAACTATAGGTCATAGCTTCCATGGACTGTAAATTGTGAAGTTTGGCTACGTTAGTTGTAGGCTGACACGAGCTACAAGCTGTTTGGTTTAACGTTAGACTTTTATTGTGAAAACGCTAAACGCCGGCTCTAGAGCCAGCATAGTCTGTTCTGGGCTACTCTAAAAACATGGCGGCGCTACATGACAGCCTCCGTGGCAGATGACCTGCttctatgtagatatgaaggccTCATTGTAACCTAATGAAACAGTTACATGTGAATATACACACTACACTGTGAATATATATACTAATTAAAAACCTCATTATAAATagtatattccatttctgctaataagTCTTACACACTACCTTTAAGGTCTATAATGTATGACATTCAAGTGTGGATTTGACTCTGCTCCTTGTAGTTAGAAGAGCATATAACTACCATATCCATGTGTTGAATGTCATTTCTGTTCCCTTCTGTGCTGTTGTATGGCAGGAGCTGACATTGCCAACGTGTGCAATGAGGCAGCGCTGATTGCTGCTCGCCACCTCTCCGACTCCATCAACCAGAAGCACTTTGAGCAGGCCATTGAACGGGTGATTGGAGGTGAGCTGTGATGTCGCTCTTGCATGAGGGATCTGTCGGTTATTCTGCTGATTTCTTTCACCCAGCGTGCTAAGCACCGGGCTGTTAACCCTCGCCTGTGCCCCTTGTcattggtctctctctgtgtgtgtgtgtgtctgtgtgtgtgtgtgtgtctgtgtgtgtgtgtgtgtctgtgtgtgtgtgtgtctgtgtctgtgtgtgtgtgtgtgtgtgtgtgtgtgtgtgtgtgtgtgtgtgtgtgtgtgtgtgtgtgtgtgtgtgtgtgtgtgtgtgtgtgtgtgtgtgtgtgtgtgtgtgtggtcaggtctgGAGAAGAAGACCCAGGTGCTTCAgccagaggagaagaagacggTGGCGTACCACGAGGCCGGACACGCTGTGGCTGGCTGGTACCTGGAGCACGCCGACCCCCTTATCAAGGTGAGCCACGCCCAGCTGTGTGGCACTGTGTGACATACAAGAATTATGTGCGAAATCCCTCCTCTGTGAAGGCAGCATGTAATGAGTGATGAAGGCAAAAAGTTATGTCAGCATGTCCAAATTTGTAAGAATCTGGTCAAGAATAATGAATGTGATTAAGATGATAAGCATACACTCATGGTGTACATTACTTGTTGTGATTGTGGTTGGTTTATTATTGATAATTGGTTATGTAGTATGAGGCCATGTACTTCACTCAGTAATTATTGTGCCCCATGTCATCAGGTGTCCATAATCCCACGTGGCAAAGGGCTGGGCTACGCGCAGTACCTGCCCAGGGAGCAGTATCTGTACACCAAGGAGCAGCTGCTGGACAGGATGTGCATGACACTAGGGGGACGAGTCTCAGAGGAGATCTTCTTCGGCCGCATTACCACTGGAGCACAGGATGACCTCAAGAAGGTCACACAGAGTGCCTACGCTCAGGTAATCAACTGGACATTTGTCAAATTTGTTCGgcgtttgtctgtgtctctgtttttgTGGGGGCAATCTCTATTCCCTGCTTTcataattatattataattattaaaatattaattattaatacattttttatgaTTCATGCCCAGAActgatataaataaaaaaaataggtcATAATTTGTCTTGCAAAAGTAAAGGATAAATGTCTATGAAGTTTGCGCGTCACATGTCTTTTTGCATTGGCCCTGTGGTGTAACATAACTGTCCTGCCTCCACAGATAGTGCAGTTCGGCATGAATGAGAAGGTGGGCCAGCTGTCCTTCGACCTGCCCCGGCAGGGAGAGATGGTGCTGGAGAAGCCCTACAGCGAGGCCACGGCCCGCCTCATCGACACGGAGGTGCGCTGCCTCATCAGTGAGGCGTACGAGCGCACCAAGGAGCtcctgaaggagaagaaggCCGACGTGGAGAAGGTACGGAGTCGAGCTATGGTCGCTATCGCTAACCTGTTTCATACCACGCCATCATCAGCAATTATCCGTATTACCTGTAACAAAATAATGTTGCTTGTAGCAAAAATGTGGCAGTAGGGCATTATTGTGATTCATTCTATTCGAGAGAGTATTCTTTGACACTAGAGCTAAAGTGGCCTGAACTGCTCCtcaccactaggtggcgctCCTTCTCTTGGAGAAAGAGGTCCTGGACAAAAACGACATGGTGCAGCTGCTGGGGCCGCGGCCGTTCGCCGAGAAGTCCACCTACGAGGAGTTCGTGGAGGGCACGGGCAGCGTGGATGAGGACACGTCCCTTCCCGAGGGCCTCAAGGACTGGAACAAGGAGCGCGGTGCCGACAAGGAGGAGAGCACCGAAGAGCAGGTGGCGCGCCAGATCACTGGCGGCATGCCCTTCTAGAAGCCTCCCCTCCTCAGGTGGGAGCGCCGTGGAGGACGGGGGCAGGGGGGGTCTGGAGCTCGTGGCTGTAAAGAGAGACCTGGGGGTGGTGTCTGAGTGGGGTGCAGGACGTGGGGCCGGTCAGCCTGCTTGGGTCGATGACCCTCACGAACATGGAGTGGCTTGTGAAGTTGATTTTGTTTGGGAAGGCACTCTTGCGGAGGAGAGCCCCTCTATATCTGTCTTTGCTTTTCAGTAATCACCGCAGAGACACAGGGCGGGGAAACATTGGCTGCCTGATGTTTCAGTCCTGTATAGGTGTGGCTGGGCCCTGCCTATGGCTTTGGATGGATGCAGAAACAAGCAATAGGAGGTAGaggtgtgtattttttttgttttgttgttgttgttgttgttgctgctgctataGTGCACTCCGTAGTTCCAAACAAGCCATTGAAGAATGATCTCAATACATCGATTTTACTCAGAGCTTCTGTGATCTGCACTCGTTGTTTGAATACTTCTCAGACTATTGATGGTGCATAgactgaacttttttttggacTGAAATGGAAATATCCTTCTCGTGATCAGCTGAAGCAAGATAAGCACTTCAACACATTTTTCGACAGAGAATGTACCTAAGGAATCAGTCTATCAACATGCAGATGATAAACATATATAGTTTATTGTGTCCCACCGATAAATGTTGCTTCTGTGAAGTGGCTGCAAAGTATCATTTTGtgcggagaggagaagaaataaGTTGCAGTCTCTATCTCTCGGTGATGTGGCTAAAACACTCACAAAGCCTTTTGAGTAGCGCTTTGCATGCAgttgcatccacacacacacatccacacacacaggcttcaccAACAGGGGAAAGCAAGCACTTCACACAACAGCAGAGCCTTTCAAACGAAAGTGAAAGGACGCAAGCCCAGTAGTGAATTACACAAGTTTGTCACCCCTTAACTTGAGTTCTCCTTTTCACTAAATTTGACATGCATGATTACAGATATTAGCCATCAGGCTATGCATCAGCGGCTCTAGAAATATCCCTTTGTGATGGATTTATCGTGGCCCTTTTATATCGATCAGTTAATATGTATTTAACATCAGTCCACAGTCAGCAATCCAAGAAAAAGTAGAAAAGCAATAGAATTGGTCCTACTTACGAGCCAAGTATTGGTCCTACTTACGAGCCAAGTGTGCTGTTTTACATTTGACAGTTAAGGCGCTAGAAATCCGTGACTGGACGGAATCATCACCAGGCTGCCTCTAAAGCAGGCGCAACCATAGCTCTTAGTAAATCAATGTTTGAGGTGCTTTCCTCACAGCACATTTTAGTCTAATCTTATTTGTACTCATATTCACCTGCAGTTGGTAGGGACACGTGAATTGCATTGTGCGCGCAGTAAAGATACTACTTCATTGACAGGGAGGGTTTCAGGTTGAAGAGTGTGACCTCAGGAATGCCAAAGCTGAACAGATCCACTATGTATTTTTCCATCCAGTGGATAGTGATTATTAGTGACAGGAGCTTGTGTTGTGAGAATTCATCATTGTTCATCAAAGCTACACAAATTACTAATTTTTTCCTTCTGTTCTTTCAAGCCAGTCTTTGAAGATGATTTCTGTAAaataatgtgtaaatgtgtattttgTTCAACTGTGGAAAAAATATGATCTGATGTGTTTAAAAAgatgaataaatgtatttaaaatttATTTTTAGTTGACAACCTGACTTGAAGTTTGACAtgactttctctcacactctcacaaacacacttacaatgCTTTCCAACCGCTTTTGAGACCAGAGAGTTTTAGGCCACCAGAGGGCGATAACGATTCACAGCTCCTCATATTGTTTCCGGGATTTGGGCATATTCTCATTTCAAAACTTGATTTTACTGCCAGAAGAAGTCACACAATATCACCACTGATCACAAAGCTtactgggattttttttttaacaaacaaaaGTAATGGAATTTGAGGCAGAAATGATGGAGTATGAGTAGGAGTGTGAGGTATAGACTATGCGTATGGAGTAtgaccaaaaaaacaaatagtCATGTATGACACTGCATACAAAAACTGCCCAGTGATGTCACACGCAGTCATAGAAAACCCACTTCATGCTTAATCATGGTGAACCTGAGGGGTCAGCATCCTCCaggtttgatgatgatgatgatgacgacgatgatgatgatggtggttgTGTCTGGCCCAgctcagccccagccccaggcCCAGGCTCACCTCGAGGCCCCCGGACGTGTGAATCAGCGGCCCTTCCGCCAGGCTGCTCTCCCCTGCCGTGAGCCTTATTTAGCGGCCATGACACACGACTCAGAGAGGGTTTCCTGATCCCATCCTCCGCCGACCGCCTCCTCTGAGTCAGCGGTGAGCGTAACACAAAATGGAGCCTCTGCTTCGAGctgctctccctccacactctgACATCATCACTCACGCTGGCCTGCCATCTGCTCCCTGGCGAAGGTGCGACACATGAGGCAGCGTTAGTAATAGATGACTTAAAAACCACGtctactatatgtgtgtgtgtgtgtgtgtgtgtggtactatTTACGTATATGTCTATATTTAAAGCATGGAGATTACCAAGTGATATAAATTGGATGCTGTCTGTTAGGTTTTGAGCTGGCTTTCATGATAAGTTCCTGCTGTTCACTTTTGTCAGTTGAACCAGTATTACTGgtgggtttttgtttttattacctAGATGCGTAGTTCAGTTTATTACCTAGAGGAGGAATTCATTTTATTATCAAGATGAGGAATTCATTTGGTTATCTAGAGGAGAAATTCACCCTCAGGGGTGAGCAGAATAGACAAAACAGCGATCTCTAAAAAACATTAGTCAACTTTGGGATCTTTCCGTGCACTCCAGGTGGTCAGCTTGACGTATGTGTGTCTCCCTCACTTCCTGGGGCTTCCCCCCACTTGTGTGAGCagctgtgtgagtgcgtgtctgtgtgagtgtgtgagtgtgtgtctgtgtgagtgtgtgtctgtgtgtctgtgtctgtgtgttagtgtatgtgtcaCCTGTCTGATTTATACACTCGTGCGGCTTGGACTCTGATGAAATGCGCTGTAGAGGCAGACGCATGTGCGACAGGTGGGCTCACAGCCCGACTCACAGCAGctcggggtggggtggggtggggggctaaAGACGTCCACTCAGTCAGGTGGAAGGTGGTGCTGCGTTACATCATCAATGTGCGTCACTACATCAGCCAATCGCTGTTACGTAAGCCTCCAGGGTCctggagagaagcaggagatctcttttttttttttcctgttgatgaaacaggtggagagggaagaaggaaaagaCCAGGCAGGGGAGAACCGAGCGAGAGCTCAGGAGATCCACAGAGGTGCGGGCGAGGAGTGACCGGTGGCTGGCCCCCTGGCCCGGGTGTCTGGGTCGCTGGGAGAGATATTAAAACTGCATGTGCTAGAGAGAGGCAGGTGGGAGGACGGAAGAGACTAATTATGAGGTGAGTCACCAGTGACATGGCGGGAGATGAAAAGCTCTCCGTCTGTAGGAAAAAGGTAGATggagatgaagggatggagagagaggtgagaggggaggggaagggagggggggagcaCGAATGGGGAAAGCGAGAATTAGTCAGAGTCGGGGAGCGAAGGCAATGATGAAAGCGTTGCGTTCGAGGACGGGGAATGATGTGAGCAGGCCGAGCAAGGGATCCCGCCTACTCTCTACACACTCCGTGGCTGACTGAGTCACTGCGAGAGTGCGAAACGACGGGAGAGGTGGTGGAGTCtccctgccaaaaaaaaaaaacctcgcGCCCACCTCTACGCCGCAACCAGGTTTTTCCATCCTCGCTTAAAAACTCAACAAGTCTACATTTGCCATGTGTTGGAGAGGGCTAAGGAATGTGTTTAGATTTCTGTGGGTATGAGGAGGAGCTTAAGGTAATACACTGCAAAGGGGCCGGCAGTCATTTGTCTAGCTGCCAATTGTATAATTTATCTCTCTGGGAAGAGTTCAAATTGAGAGTAAACACATCGTATACACACCTATTAGCAGATCTCTTTTACTCCATTCACACATAAATCCTTAAAGGGCCGGCTCTTAGGGCCCCCCCAGATCAGCTGTAAACTTGTCTGTGGGAAAATCAGCAGCCTAACGGGAGGAAATGGGGGTGATGCAGCAGTCGTGGCTCGTGATGAGAGGAACTGACCAGTCGTCTCAGCTCTTACTCATTTCCCCAGCCTCCGTGTGTGTCGGCCCCGGATCGTGGAGGTAGCTCCGTCAGAACAGGACTCTGCAGTGGGAAGTGTGAAAGGGCTGTCTTATGACTGATGCCTTATACATAAAACAAAACCCCAGCAGACtcacgacatacacacacacagtcccagccGTTGCACAACATGTGTGCAGCTAAAAATAGGAGCCCTAAGTGGTGAGGATGATGATCCAATTTGTTTGATGTGTTATGCGCGACCTGCATCAGACAAGATGTCAGACAAGGTCCTGGGGCAAGACTTGACTAAGATCTGAGTAAATCAAAAAAGGGAGAAGTCTAGCTGCTATGGACTTTTCCGTGACTAACAATTGTTCACAATGAGAAAAGTATGTTGCCCTAAAGGGGCATGAACgcgatttgaattgaattgaagtgaaAAGCCAAGCAGTACCAAGAAAAATACTTTAAAATACTAGGCTGACATTCGACCAGTTAATGGAAATAAACGGGTACATGACAACTAGATTGTCCACAATGTCTAGATGTCTACAATGTCTCAGTAGATTGGTCTTAAAACATCCCTCTATTCGGGGACCAACAGCATTTAAAGACTTGGGACAAAGGACAGATGAGGGTTCTGGGAAATGCTCACTTTTGGTTTTGATAGCTAACACGATTGAACATTAAATATTCattaaaagcaaaaaaataaaaaagggaaGTGAAATTGCCCCAATCACTATACATTTAATTTGAAATCCTGTTATTCCGAAcaacataaatacaaaataaagtaaaataaatagtCCACTTGCTGAACGGTGGAATGCCTGCTATCGTAGGGGAGTTCTTGAGTACTATCAGTGTCTGTAGCGAGTCCCACATAGACTTCTATTTTAAAAGGCAGACGGTGATGATGGTTTGTGGCCCCTCAGGGAAATAAAGTCTGCATGTAGCCAGTGGGATCAGGCCCAGTTCATTTCGACACATCTGGactgaagcaaacacacacacacacacacacacacacacacacacacacacacactgcaggagttactacatacacatacacattttttcCAGAGGAATAGGCgtgttctctctctatttgtcttttttttgtttgtctctttcacacacacacacacacacacacacacacacacacacacacacttacaaagggaaagagagatacacaAGCATGTACACACGTTTCGATCCCTTTCAGAGGCTGGCATAGGAACACCTTTTGTCATTTCGTTGGGCGCACCTGTGTATGACAACCCGAAGTCGAATGAATACCCAGGTCGCATTTTTGTGTTACGTGATATTTCTGATATGAGTTGGAGTCATATTTTGGAGAgatgcaaaaacacaaacactgctcGTCAGTCATGGAACAACCAGTCTTCCTCTCCTATGCTCATAGTTATCTTATCTCTATATGTCTTATCCTCAAATTACACTGATCAGCCATTTAGTATTAGGTTTTATATACAGACAGTACAACAGTGGTTCGAGCAGGGGAGTGGAGAAAGCAGAAATGTTGCTCCtgaactgaaatgttttttttgaaACACAGATCTGAATTATTATCACTAGAGGGTGTAGTTAGATACGATCCTGTCTGCAACTGGCTTCCCACCGAACCACGCTGAATCACTCAGTACACCACAGAGAGCGTAGGTATTTCAGAACtcacaacaacaaaagattATGGACCTGGCTGAACTCACTTAGGTCTGTCCATCTGGTGAGGGGGGATGAGAGAATCAATTAAAGCTTTGCTGTATCTTAAATCATatgcctaaaaaaaaaacttagaaTGTGTTTCATTTCACTGTAAAGAGGACAAGTAACTACTTCCATTTTTATGTCACTAAAGAAGGGAAAATAGAATGTTATCAAAGAAGGGTGCAAGGATCTCCTTTTGAGATGGCTTCCATGATGTAGAAGTTCACCAGTGGTGAAGCACTCACCAGCTTAATGTAGGAGGAGTTGGTGACTCAGAAGAAGCGGAGAGAAATAGTAATagactgggagggagagagggaggaatgaaggagggaggaaggtataattacagggagagagatgagagaagctCCAAACAGTGaggagacagtgaaagagagagacacacacagagcgagagagaaagagagagagaaagagagagagagagacacacacacagagagtgatagagagtgacagagagagacacacagagatagagaggcacacacagagagagtgaaagagagagaggcacacacagagagagaaagagagagagagagagacagagagagagagagagagagacagagtcagagagcTGTGTAACCCTGCCCACTTCCCACAAAACCATTGAACTCCAGCAGAGTGAGCTGTGCTCTCTGAGGCTTCTCCACAGCTCTGCACCTCTGCTGCAAACTGCTCTCTCTCAACTCAACAGCAGGATCCGACAGCAGGGAGCACTTCTACCAGCAGCACCGGCGAACaggaccaccaccaccaccaccaccatcacgaCCACCACGtgggactacacacacacaccggcgccAAGTCCTCAAGGCTCAGCCTCGAACCTGATCtcccagagagaaaaaaaaccaacaGAGCTCTGAGCAGATCTGACACATGATCCACTCCTCATCCTGGACCAGCCAGCCACCGGTGACTGTCTTCACATGAGCTTCGACCACTTCAGAACCATGACCTCTCAGACGAAGAAATAAGGATtattcaccttttttttttattccttcctttttttttctctttcgtgCCAGTATTCCTTCAAGAATCGACTAAACTGTTTGTAGAGCTGCGTTTGCTGCCACTGCCTCTAACTCAGCTCCAGTGCACACCGAGACCGTTTGTGGCCACCCCATCATCTTTCTTCCTCCCATCCCCAGGATGTCTGTTCTTACTCTGACGACTGGGATGTTGTTGCTTCTCTCCGGACTTCTCACTTGCTGCTGCACCCCTACCCCGGTTGGGACAGAGGAAGCAGAGCAGGGCGGGGTGccccaggagcagcagcagcagcagcccctggACTCCAAGCAGGCAGACGTGgggacaggggcaggggcaggggccgTGGCCGGGGCAGGGGCCGGGGCGGAGGGCGGCGAGCCCATCTGCCCGTCGTGTGCGCTGGCCCAGGTGCagcgggagcaggaggagtCGGCGGGGGTGCCGCAGCAGCAGGTGGACATGGTGGAGGCGGTGAAGAGGCACATCCTCAACATGCTGCACCTGAGCTCGCGGCCCAACATCACCAGACCCGTGCCGCGCGCCGCGCTGCTCAACGCCATCCGCAAGCTGCACGTGGGCCGCGTGGGAGCGGACGGCTccgtggagatggaggaggagagcgcAGGGCTCGGGCACCAGCAGGGAGGGCTGGGCGGCGACGAGCAACCCGCTGAGATAATCACCTTCGCCGAGCCTGGTGAGTTTGGAAcactgcttgtgtctgtgtctgtgtgtgtctctgtgtgtgtgtgtgtgtgtgtgtgtgtgtgtgtgtgtgtgtgtgtgactgagagagacttTGCCTGAGACTAAAGTGAAGCAAAGTGTACTTAATGTGTTAGTCAAAGAGGATTCGGGGCATGTTGGCACAGCATGGGCGAATTGTCTAAAGTACTGAGACACACCTGTTGAAAAGATTAGGAAATACTATATGAGACAAACAGGGCTGCTTCTTGATATGAAAGTGCACTTTTGGGCACACCTGAACACTGAAATCTGATAATTGGACTGTGTCATAGCAATTACATGATTTTTTTGTCAGGGAAGGATTAACTCTACATTTGCTTTGGCAATGTAGTTCACAGAATGTCATTTGATTATTAACCAATGTCCTTGAGGTTGAAaagcattttgtatctaagttTTAAGttccataaaaaaaataactaaatatTTTAAGTAGAGAAATTTGAGGTGAGTAGCCAATTGCGGGAGAACCATGTGTGCCGTAAGCGTCTGAGGCAGCAGATGTTGCCGGATGTTGAATACGacttctcactccctctcctaaAATATGGGGCTACAGGCTTCTGTGtctgtacatgagtgtgtgtgtgtgtgtatacgtctGGGTCAAGCTGCCCTGAGACATGgaaaaagcaaataaaatgtgaaatgtctgaaaagagcgagacagagacaggggagaaaaaaataagcaaaatgtgcgacagaaagagacagaccgagacagagacagagacagagacagagacagagacagagagagagagagagagagacagaaaccgagggagagggagagggagaaagggagaatggGAGAATGCCACTGTGTTTCACAGGAGAGGACAAATGTGCTACAGATGTGAGCTGCATTGCTTCCGTCACTCTGAGCAATCAGACTGTAACTGCTGAGGAGCTTACTGTGCTCTgcggaaaaaaaatatttcctcCTTCACTGGTTGCCCTCAACTGACTTCTCTCTGAAACTGTCTGAATGCCACTATAAAAGTCTGACTCGTCTTAAGACACTTCACCTGCATTGATAATTGTGACCGCAGGAGTTCAGTTTTGTAGTAGTAGATTAAAGAATTGCGAAAGGTGGAAGGtacaacccagtgtgtgagtcttCCAGTACCTTGAATGTAATTCTGtgtgtggggaagagagagaatatctTTTGAGTGAATCAGTACAGATTCAAGTCctgaatttaaaaaaaggcCATCCACATCCTCCACTTTGAATGCAGGGAGGGTggttaagaataaaaaaaaaacagatggtcCTCATTTACTCTGCGGCTTTAGGCTTGGCTCCTCAGTGCCGTCACACACAACTGTATATCTAGTATCTTACCTCTGCTGACACTCGGGATCCAGAATGGACTCCGCACGACGTATGGATGTTTGAGGGGCGTGTGTGTTGCTAAACATAGCTTGGCATTTGCCGATATGCACCGTGCCCACTGACTGACCACCGCAATGTCCCCCATCGCTGCCCATGTCTAATGAGACCGTCCGCGGGTTTAATTGCAGCTATTATCTTTGTATTCCAGGAGCATATCGGGAATGCCTGTGACGGCATATTGTTTGCCGCCCGTTTGCTTGCATAAAT from Clupea harengus chromosome 25, Ch_v2.0.2, whole genome shotgun sequence harbors:
- the afg3l2 gene encoding AFG3-like protein 2; translation: MAHRYLYLSRGCRNLSKTILPPNVRSTNYVTLRLVSSQAEAQTSTVERGSLLLRVLGAYRRLCSKPPKGFEKYFPNKTSPKHSEPKAAEAKEAKPSEGSRSSGGGGSGGSSGGSSGGGASGGGASGGGGRRGGRKDEGFWFSRLQKGDIPWDDKEFRAYFLSGVAFWTAITYYFFFRDGGREVTWKDFINLYLSKGVVDRLEVVNKRYVKVVFAPGKTPVDGQYVWFNIGSVDTFERNLETIQLEMGIEGENRLPVVYSAESDGSFLLSMLPTVLIIGFLLFMLRRGPAGAGGRPGRGMGGLFSVGETTAKVLRDEIDVKFKDVAGCEEAKLEIMEFVNFLKNPKQYKDLGAKIPKGAILTGPPGTGKTLLAKATAGEANVPFITVNGSEFLEMFVGVGPARVRDLFVMARKNAPCILFIDEIDAVGRKRGRGNFGGQSEQENTLNQLLVEMDGFNPATNVVVLAGTNRPDILDPALMRPGRFDRQIYIGHPDIKGRSSIFKVHLRPLKLDEAVDKEALARKMAALTPGFSGADIANVCNEAALIAARHLSDSINQKHFEQAIERVIGGLEKKTQVLQPEEKKTVAYHEAGHAVAGWYLEHADPLIKVSIIPRGKGLGYAQYLPREQYLYTKEQLLDRMCMTLGGRVSEEIFFGRITTGAQDDLKKVTQSAYAQIVQFGMNEKVGQLSFDLPRQGEMVLEKPYSEATARLIDTEVRCLISEAYERTKELLKEKKADVEKVALLLLEKEVLDKNDMVQLLGPRPFAEKSTYEEFVEGTGSVDEDTSLPEGLKDWNKERGADKEESTEEQVARQITGGMPF